From one Oceanimonas doudoroffii genomic stretch:
- a CDS encoding methyl-accepting chemotaxis protein — MQNLQLKHKILLSFMVAIVLTVAALSTLSFRDMKAQLYLDSEQLVAGLAARETAKVAEWLRIRQAMLTAAGQQLEGNPRPALQLVEQAGDFQLAYLGTTEGVMIDAQPRDRSGYDPRTRPWYKQALQANTAMVTPPYEDVAFGVTVVTLAQPVTTSTGQLLGIIGADVAISSLVNDVNAIRLPAQGQAMMLSRDGTLIAYQDASLALQPATRLAEELTAGNLSRWQGSERLNPVSINGTDKLIHVSTIPGSDWQLLFMLDKAALEAPLSTLLWRQLGLSALVILAALVLIGLLLQFLLGPLLKVSRALAQIADGRGDLTQRIELHGRDEVGLLAANFNRFVASQAELIRHIRQQAESLGGNAEQASVRANQTVTELGRAQQEVTMVATAVTEMASATQEIAHNAEQTATAAQQSSASTEQGKQLVHKTRDSIFSLAREMEQAAAVITRLDQHAHDISSVLATIQGVAEQTNLLALNAAIEAARAGEQGRGFAVVADEVRVLSQRTHASTEEIQGTIDTLQQATGEAVKLMQASRNMAELSAEDAEAAAQALEEITAAVGLISDMASQIATAAEEQSQVTGEITQNTTAIKDVSDELASDAEQSLQQSKDLHRQAGELNGLVSAFTL, encoded by the coding sequence ATGCAGAACCTTCAACTAAAGCACAAAATACTACTGAGCTTTATGGTAGCCATCGTGCTTACCGTGGCCGCCCTCAGCACCCTGAGCTTTCGGGATATGAAAGCCCAGCTGTATCTAGACAGCGAGCAACTGGTGGCCGGCCTGGCGGCACGGGAAACCGCCAAGGTGGCCGAATGGCTGCGTATTCGCCAGGCCATGCTCACCGCCGCCGGCCAGCAGCTGGAAGGTAACCCCCGGCCGGCGCTGCAACTCGTGGAGCAGGCGGGCGATTTTCAGCTGGCCTATCTGGGCACCACGGAAGGCGTGATGATCGACGCCCAGCCGCGGGATCGCAGCGGCTATGATCCCCGCACCCGTCCCTGGTACAAACAGGCCCTGCAGGCCAATACCGCCATGGTCACGCCTCCCTACGAAGATGTAGCCTTTGGTGTCACCGTGGTGACCCTGGCCCAACCGGTAACCACCTCCACCGGACAACTTTTGGGTATCATCGGTGCCGATGTGGCCATTTCCAGCCTGGTGAACGACGTCAACGCCATTCGCTTACCCGCTCAGGGCCAGGCCATGATGCTGAGCCGGGACGGAACCCTGATCGCCTATCAGGACGCCAGCCTGGCGCTGCAACCGGCCACTCGCCTGGCCGAGGAGCTGACCGCCGGCAACCTGTCCCGCTGGCAGGGCAGTGAGCGCCTCAACCCGGTCAGCATCAACGGTACCGACAAGCTGATCCATGTCAGCACCATTCCCGGCAGTGACTGGCAGCTATTGTTCATGCTCGACAAGGCGGCGCTGGAAGCCCCCCTCAGCACCCTGTTGTGGCGTCAGCTCGGCTTGTCGGCCCTGGTGATTCTTGCCGCCCTGGTATTGATTGGCCTGCTGCTGCAATTTCTGCTGGGTCCCCTGCTCAAGGTGTCCCGAGCCCTGGCCCAGATTGCCGATGGCCGGGGCGATCTGACCCAGCGCATTGAGCTGCATGGCCGCGACGAGGTCGGCCTGCTGGCCGCCAACTTCAACCGCTTTGTGGCCAGCCAGGCCGAGCTGATCCGACACATTCGCCAGCAGGCCGAATCCCTGGGCGGTAACGCCGAACAGGCCTCGGTGCGTGCCAACCAGACCGTGACCGAACTGGGCCGGGCCCAGCAGGAAGTCACCATGGTGGCCACCGCCGTGACCGAAATGGCCTCGGCCACTCAGGAGATCGCCCACAACGCCGAGCAGACCGCCACCGCGGCACAGCAGTCCAGCGCCAGCACCGAGCAGGGCAAGCAGCTGGTGCACAAGACCCGGGATTCCATCTTCAGCCTGGCCAGGGAAATGGAGCAGGCGGCGGCGGTGATCACCCGCCTCGACCAGCACGCCCACGATATTTCCAGCGTGCTGGCTACCATTCAGGGAGTCGCCGAGCAGACCAACCTGCTGGCACTGAACGCCGCCATTGAAGCGGCCCGGGCCGGTGAGCAGGGCCGGGGCTTTGCGGTGGTGGCCGACGAGGTGCGGGTGCTGTCCCAGCGCACGCATGCTTCCACCGAAGAAATTCAGGGCACCATAGACACCCTGCAACAGGCCACCGGCGAAGCGGTGAAACTGATGCAGGCCAGCCGCAACATGGCCGAACTGAGTGCGGAAGACGCCGAGGCCGCGGCCCAGGCACTGGAAGAGATCACCGCCGCCGTGGGGCTGATCTCCGATATGGCCAGCCAGATCGCCACCGCCGCCGAGGAGCAGAGCCAGGTGACCGGGGAAATTACCCAGAACACCACCGCCATCAAGGATGTGTCGGACGAGTTGGCGAGCGACGCCGAGCAGTCGTTGCAGCAGTCAAAGGATCTGCACCGCCAGGCCGGCGAGCTCAATGGCCTGGTCAGCGCCTTTACCCTGTAA
- the recJ gene encoding single-stranded-DNA-specific exonuclease RecJ codes for MSVSSSLPIRRREPVAHRLPADLPAILQRLYASRGVIEAEQLNLQANALHKPALRGMDEAVRLLVQALNEQRSILIVGDFDCDGATSSALMVHGLRAMGAQRVNYLVPNRFDYGYGLSPQVVEEAVELGAELLITVDNGISSISGVAAAKAAGMRVIVTDHHLPGDEIPAADAIVNPNQRGCDFPSKNLAGVGVAFYLLLALRSALSERGWFEQQGIRAPNMADYLDLVALGTVADVVALDGNNRVLVHQGLQRMRAGRLRPGIQALIDISGRNQQRLVASDLGFALGPRLNAVGRLDDMSMGVACLLCDDINEARRLAAQMDELNRERKAIETSMQQEALATLTKVRISDGALPSGLVLHQDDWHQGVVGLVASRIKEQYYRPVIAFAEAGDDELKGSGRSIPGVHLRDLLEAVNSRHPGLITKFGGHAMAAGLSLSKGALEPFKAAFESMVEEWVSPELLTGEILSDGELTAAELTLELAEQLRFAGPWGQAFPEPLFDGEFRIIQQRLVGDKHLKLVLSPDEGRTVIDAIAFNVDLGTWPNAAIQKVQLVYKLDVNEWKGRRQLQLLVERLAPLV; via the coding sequence ATGTCAGTGTCTTCCTCCCTGCCCATTCGCCGGCGTGAGCCGGTGGCTCACCGGTTGCCCGCCGATCTTCCCGCCATTTTGCAGCGGTTGTATGCCAGCCGTGGCGTCATCGAGGCCGAGCAGCTCAACCTGCAGGCCAACGCCCTGCACAAGCCGGCGTTGCGCGGCATGGATGAGGCGGTGCGACTGCTGGTGCAGGCGCTGAATGAGCAGCGCAGCATTCTGATCGTGGGTGACTTTGACTGCGACGGTGCCACCAGCTCGGCGTTGATGGTGCACGGCCTGCGCGCCATGGGCGCGCAGCGGGTCAACTACCTGGTGCCCAACCGCTTTGATTATGGCTACGGACTGAGTCCGCAAGTAGTGGAAGAAGCGGTGGAACTGGGGGCCGAGCTGCTGATCACCGTGGATAACGGCATTTCCAGCATCAGCGGGGTGGCGGCGGCAAAAGCCGCGGGCATGCGAGTGATCGTGACCGACCATCACCTGCCCGGCGACGAAATACCTGCGGCCGATGCCATCGTCAACCCCAATCAGCGCGGCTGCGACTTCCCATCCAAAAATCTGGCCGGGGTGGGGGTGGCCTTTTACCTGCTGCTGGCGCTGCGCTCGGCCCTGAGCGAACGGGGCTGGTTTGAGCAACAGGGCATTCGTGCGCCCAATATGGCGGATTATCTCGATCTGGTGGCGCTCGGTACCGTGGCCGATGTGGTGGCGCTCGACGGTAACAATCGGGTGCTGGTGCATCAGGGGCTGCAGCGCATGCGCGCCGGCCGGTTGCGCCCCGGCATTCAGGCGTTGATCGATATTTCCGGGCGCAACCAGCAACGGCTGGTGGCCTCGGATCTGGGCTTTGCCCTGGGGCCGCGGCTCAATGCCGTGGGCCGGCTCGATGATATGTCCATGGGCGTGGCCTGCCTGCTCTGCGACGATATCAACGAGGCCCGCCGGCTGGCGGCCCAGATGGACGAGCTCAACCGGGAGCGCAAGGCCATTGAGACCAGCATGCAGCAGGAAGCCCTGGCAACACTCACCAAGGTGCGCATCAGTGACGGCGCCTTGCCGTCGGGGCTGGTGCTGCACCAGGACGACTGGCATCAGGGGGTGGTGGGGCTGGTGGCCTCACGCATCAAGGAGCAGTATTACCGCCCGGTTATCGCCTTTGCCGAAGCCGGCGACGACGAGCTCAAGGGCTCGGGTCGCTCCATTCCCGGGGTGCATCTGCGGGATCTGCTTGAAGCGGTGAACAGCCGTCATCCGGGTCTTATCACCAAGTTTGGCGGTCACGCCATGGCTGCCGGGCTGTCGCTGTCCAAGGGGGCGCTTGAGCCGTTCAAGGCGGCTTTTGAATCCATGGTGGAGGAGTGGGTCAGTCCCGAGCTGCTCACCGGCGAGATCCTCAGTGACGGCGAGCTCACCGCTGCCGAGCTGACCCTGGAACTGGCCGAGCAATTGCGTTTTGCCGGCCCCTGGGGCCAGGCCTTTCCCGAACCGCTGTTCGACGGCGAGTTTCGCATTATTCAGCAACGGCTGGTGGGCGACAAACACCTCAAGCTGGTGCTGAGCCCGGACGAGGGCCGCACCGTCATCGACGCCATCGCCTTTAACGTGGATCTGGGCACCTGGCCCAATGCCGCCATTCAGAAAGTGCAGCTGGTATACAAGCTGGATGTGAACGAATGGAAGGGGCGGCGCCAGCTGCAATTGCTGGTGGAACGGCTGGCGCCGCTGGTGTGA
- the xerD gene encoding site-specific tyrosine recombinase XerD — translation MSHPLVEQFIDALWLEKGLSDNTLSSYRSDLGHFAVWLDGEGGSLLAVDSLTLQQYLAHRIDLGFKASSTARMLSVLRRFFQYLHREQLRNDDPSALIAGPKLPKRLPKDLSEQQVSALLDAPEPGDPLELRDKAMLELLYASGLRVTELVSLSMESISLRQGLVRVTGKGNKERLVPMGEEALYWLGRFLKEGRAALLGEQASDVVFPSRRARQMTRQTFWHRIKHYALRAGITQELSPHTLRHAFATHLLNHGADLRVVQMLLGHSDLSTTQIYTHVATHRLNALHEEHHPRG, via the coding sequence ATGAGTCATCCGCTGGTCGAGCAGTTTATTGACGCCCTCTGGCTGGAAAAGGGGCTGTCCGACAATACCCTGTCTTCCTACCGCAGCGATCTGGGCCACTTCGCCGTCTGGCTGGACGGTGAGGGCGGCAGCCTGCTGGCGGTGGACAGCCTGACCCTGCAGCAATACCTGGCCCATCGCATTGACCTCGGTTTCAAGGCCAGCAGCACGGCACGCATGCTGAGTGTGTTGCGGCGTTTTTTTCAGTACCTGCACCGGGAGCAACTGCGCAACGACGACCCCAGCGCGCTGATTGCCGGGCCCAAGCTGCCCAAGCGGCTGCCCAAGGATCTGAGCGAGCAGCAAGTGTCGGCGTTGCTCGATGCCCCCGAGCCCGGTGATCCCCTGGAGCTGCGCGACAAGGCCATGTTGGAGCTGCTCTATGCCAGCGGCTTGCGGGTCACCGAGCTGGTGAGCCTGTCGATGGAAAGCATCAGCCTGCGCCAGGGGCTGGTGCGGGTAACCGGCAAGGGCAACAAGGAGCGGCTGGTGCCCATGGGGGAAGAAGCCCTGTACTGGCTGGGCCGGTTTCTCAAGGAAGGGCGGGCGGCGCTATTGGGAGAGCAGGCGTCGGACGTGGTGTTTCCGTCCCGGCGGGCTCGGCAGATGACCCGACAGACCTTCTGGCACCGCATCAAGCATTACGCCCTGCGCGCCGGCATAACCCAGGAATTGTCGCCCCACACCCTGCGCCATGCCTTTGCCACTCATTTGCTTAACCACGGTGCCGATCTGCGGGTGGTGCAAATGCTGCTGGGCCACTCGGATCTGTCTACCACCCAGATCTACACCCATGTGGCCACCCACCGCCTCAACGCCCTGCACGAAGAGCATCACCCTCGGGGGTAA